The region TTACGCATTGCGAGATAGCCTGCTTGGCACTCTTAAAAAAGGCAAATTGTCCCGTCAGATGTTTTtactgcagagagagagagagagagagaggaaaggcagggaggttaaccagaagtcagtttgttcatgagctgaacgagcagcttgatcggcacgttcattgccaatgatttcacagtgacttggcagccactgaaagattatttcgtgtcctttctcagtcaggtggtgtatggcctctgtgatttcgaaaaccagttgttcctgtggaccgcgccgtaaggctgacagtaaactctgccaAATGCTTCGTGCACCACGACGAAAACCCCATGGGCAAAACCAACAAAGTGGtgtccgaactctgggagcacgtcgctactgacgatgaaacaggtggtgcttcgatggaggaccTTCTGAGTgaaaatagtgctgcctcgttctgcgaagagaactcCTAGTAAAGGAGGCACTGACTCTGCAGTGctgtcttcgagtcgcagaaaacggaccatttgtgtgctggttcatcattaataaaatgtagtgcgactcgaagcgctgcgagttccgctgccgtcgacgttgtcaagtgagatgttctcatcttgatagtggtggctttttctggaataacggacagcggcggtagagctgttctgcaagacggagcCGTCTGTTATGCGCTATAAGAAACCCGTTATCTTTAACATAGAGTTCAAATATATTCGTTGGTTGTATACGCGATTGGGAAGGGTTAGAGTTGTACGCCAGGTGCACAGGTGCGTGCAGACTACAGTCGCGCAATCGGAACACGCCCAGGTACTCTTGGAAGGGGTGCTTAACGAGGTTTAATTATGAATAGAGGCATCACGCGCGCGTAGAGCAGTGAAGGAGTGGATCGAGCAGTGTGGAGAAAcactttttattcttttttatttttttattttttgaggtTGGGGAAAGGGGGATTGGAGGGTGGTGCTGTTGCGTCTAAGTGGAGCCGATGCAGTCACGCAAGTGCAGGCGGGGCGCCAGAGACCATGGTTCAACATGTATCAAAAGCGATCTGACGCAGCGGCGCAGGTGAGAGGTAAGTAAGAGAACAAGTAAGGGTGACGTGCTGCTGGTAATATATAAAACGGACGACAAAACCGGCAACTTACTTTAATATCGCGAATCTGAAGCTTAGAGATACGCACAGCATGACTCCGCTTAAACGTAAGTTGGGGCAATCGCATCGCTCGGCAGAGGCCGACAAGCGTGAGGCTCGTCAGATAGCGGCGCCGCAATAAATGCTCATGCATAACTCATGCGTATCGGCAGCGGCAGAAAGACAACAGTGATGGCACATTGAGCGAAGTAGAACGAGCAGCCGCGTGTCATCGTGATCAGTCCTGTCGCTGTGTTATCGTTATATTACGGAGGTATGCCACCTCTCCCTGATTTTCGGTTTCAAACTGAAGGTACTTGGAATCACCTTAAGTTTGGGAAATGTTTCGCGATGAACATGTGATCACGCGAAACAGTGTGGTATGAAAGTTCGGCTAGCACATTTTAAAAAAAAGTTCCCAGTACACACATGGTTCGTCACCAGAGCTTAGACATGGTCTTCACAACAATGCTAACTGGAAGCTCCGGAGGTTAACGGCAACTCGTGCGCTGACGTTGCACAGCCTTAGTATTTGAAAAGTACTACATACGCGTGGTATCCTGCAGCGCCTCTGGCCATGTAAGAAGGTGTCTGCATAATTTTGCAAGAGGCTTCGGTACATCTTGCAGACTTCCTCGTACCTGTTCGCCTGCTATATTTTCTCGCAGTACGCGCTAATGTAAATTAAGTTGGTTAAAACAGTCTAAAATTTAATTAACTTTTTTGCCATTGGCGCTGTTCGCTGACGTCTCGGTGCGAGCATCTCCGCTTGCTGTTACCTCGTACTTTGCCGCCGCCTTTGCCCTTCTCAAGGCTGTGTTTTCCTTTTCCCGCATGTACGACTTGATGTAGAAGTTCACGAACAAGCTCAGCACCAGCACGGTCTGCGCGTTCGCCACGTGGATGAGGTGGCGCGGGAAGCCGCAGTCCACGAACAGGGGTATCGACATGTGTACCAGGAAAATGACAAACTGCACAATCTGCATCGTTGTCAGATACTTCTTCCACCACAGGTACTTTTGCACAGAGGGTCCCAGGGTGGCTAGGAAGTAGTACGTGTACATGACCACGTGCACGAACGCGTTTATGGCCAAGCCCAATGCCGGTTGACCTTCGGGGGCGTAGAGCACCCAGAACCAGCAGTTGACTGCCACGATGGTATGATGAATGACGTGCAGATGCGTAATCTGGTTGAACTTCTTCCTCAGCA is a window of Dermacentor silvarum isolate Dsil-2018 chromosome 4, BIME_Dsil_1.4, whole genome shotgun sequence DNA encoding:
- the LOC119450113 gene encoding elongation of very long chain fatty acids protein AAEL008004, whose amino-acid sequence is MNSNAGTFTINVNKTMSWNPITLVTQVQEWGDPRTRDYPLVMNPMFVFPLILFYLYFVKVLGPRWMKDRPPFEITNLIRFYNLAMVVLNAKFCYIVLYETYLPTGRYNIWCQGITGYMDERLEEQYRNGWWYIAVRYADLLDTVFFVLRKKFNQITHLHVIHHTIVAVNCWFWVLYAPEGQPALGLAINAFVHVVMYTYYFLATLGPSVQKYLWWKKYLTTMQIVQFVIFLVHMSIPLFVDCGFPRHLIHVANAQTVLVLSLFVNFYIKSYMREKENTALRRAKAAAKYEVTASGDARTETSANSANGKKVN